The nucleotide window TGGGATATCATGGGGAAGACCAAATGGTGGCTTGTACGTGTGCCCTTCTTCCCTCAAATCCGAAACTCATcttatgtaacaccccattcccgtaggttaggagtgtcacgtatttttcataaaataaacccggcaagagatctcatttttaataaatgaacttaggatttattttgtagaaaaactgtctaataaaaatgttttccaaaaacattaaatgaacaAACTGAATAACATCTTATgtcataaaagaaattttattctagaaggtctgaaactaaattaactgctccttctaatcctggcctgcctgctcgtgatcatcatcctcacctgggtggttaaaaacataaaaacaaactaaaattagtcgatgactcagtaagaaatctattacaacgtaaacgtaataaatataagattttcataaaaaactttcatgctgagagtttaaaattcatgactgttcatactgatgcttaggctatgtatgactgatttaactgaatgatttgactgatttatctgatttaattgatttatctgactggccaacacacttaaccctgtgtgcaaggttgtgcaccggccccacgtcTTGCGGCAGCAAGGGGAGcagctgatagtattctggcatactatggtggaccatgactgagttcgtggcttgcacatccaccctgaactGAACTACATTGGTATCATGCATGTGAATGGCCATCTGATTATTAATTGATCTAGtcttatcttgcactttgaacttaagatagcttacgtgtcttatataCATgggatgcatgacataatacatacataattataatttctgaatctaaacatgatgcggaatgacataaTCGTATGCTAtactggatgacatgtttgcatatgacgagtggttcataaataatggctgtcaatgaactgacttgaataatatttatatatagctaaactgtgatgattctaatttataatcaaattacttacctcgctgtgCTTCCTCTTGAATCTCATTTCGTAACTCGTCACCTATACACAATATTAACTATCACTAATTCTGTTCTAGAATCaacatgtactaatatcctacttaattaaattcacaatctaaaagatagtcaaacaaatcttttgtttaacactataatcaataaatcctagtatttaaattacttaaaatactaatttataatttagtagaatactcgagcaattttaaaataagtcataaaaacctcaattcttaaaatagatttactttctcatgattaacataattatttattttaacaagaaatctaataagtactaatattatttaaatattcttaacgtaataattttattaaattctactaaatagacaaatgaatattaacaaaatattaggctcaataatatactttaaaacatatttcaaattctttcaaCACTTTGTTAATAAAAtgagcatttgactaatatatttatttaattaaaaactcatgtttaaaatattaatgctaagcccaataaaaatactaaaacagTTGTTAAAGATCAAGCccaatttactttttaaaacacAAGCTTATCTAATAAGCCCAACACACAAAGGCCCAAGGGCCTGTTGTGAAACAATGTTTCATGGAGGATTTTAAGGCACATGGACAGAGCAACGAAAAGCCATGCAAGAGATAACAGGGGCTCACCAAGAGAGGGTATGCGATGGAGATGGGCTGTGCGGCAGTTTAGGCGACAAGCGGGGCTCACTTTGAAGGAAGGTGacatcgagagagagagagagagagaatgtgtgtgtgtgtgtgtgtgtgtgcgatGTTTACCGAGTGGAAAAGAGGGAGGTGAGGGTGGCGGACAGCAGTAGGCTTACCAGAAGGAAGTGGGTGCCATGGGGTTGAGCTGGTTGGTGGTTTCTGGCACTGTGGGGTCTCGACATGAAGGAGCTCTCGGGGTGGAGGTGGTTCGCAAGGCTCACGTTGGAGACGTTCGGGttgctttgttttttgtatAGAAAAAAGAGTATTCCAAGAGGTTGGGGATGATTCATGGCTGGCAGTGCGGTGGACTTGCTTTATGGTGGTTCTCGGTTTGGTTGCTGGTGATGCAACCGGTACTTGGCAGCTTACTGAGGTGCAGGGGTCGTGGCTACGTTGGGTTATTGGTTGGACGTGCAGCTTTCGTAGTGCACTTTCCATGCGGTGTCGGGGAGTACGCAATTGCCTCATGGTGCAGCGGCGTGGGCTTGCTTTTCTGTTCTGAAAACCCTAGGATATAAGAAAGGTAGTGTGTGCAAGGCTGTGCATGAAGTGTACAAATAGACACAgtgacgtgcatgtgcatgggaGTGGAGACGTGCAGAGTGGAGAAATTGATCATCAACTGAGAGACGTACGAGTTTGGAGGTTTAATGTGTTTAAAAAGAGgctaaaaataagaaatgaggTTCGGTGGagatagtaaaaaaattaagatttaaattcaaactaaaacttaaaatctgataataataataataataataataataataataataataataataataataataataataataattgatatgaacccgtgggaatgaattcccttgaacccacaatcaatttgaaaactctccaagaaaaccaaaatcaagtcaatgggtggagaacctagacccaatgagaactcgtttcaagaacctagattatattaaaatctagacccgttgaagaacccgtctcaagaacccagattacaaaggaggaatgccacaaaggttgtgatttacctttgataagttcaaaagttcaattaagaacaagaggagtaaaactcaactcacaatgaacaaattcatcaaatttcataaacttcatgaacttctgaaaatgagattacaaagagtatttaaaccaaaacctaattaaaaccctagataaaataaaaccccatcttccaaaaatacccctgagtgaatagtgccgcggctacagtacggcgctacagtaacttggctatagtaaccctaaccctagttcaataaaataataactttcccaacatgtccttacataggcataaacccaattattctaagcaaataaaatagctcattgaaattaattaaataaattgaaaaccTTCAAAtgcccaaagcctataagtcatgttgttgtccTTTCCATaacttatgaaatgaatcaaagcataatcttcatcgtttaagcccttgaattTGTATTTGGTCCATCTGGAACTTataacatatctttaagactaagcTCACATTGGTTCTCATCATTCCccttctcctcaaaaggattcgacctcgaatctccacctggatcaaagggaaaaatgttagtaacattatcattaatttcatatgcattatcattaatttgttcaagaatttgaaaaaatccatcgaagctactcctgttggaaacagataaagacattaaatctaaaggagtaaatggattaagtctataaacaatttcaaaaggataATATAAAGTGATAGTATGCAtagtcctattatatgcaaactctataaatccatccacaaccataaaaatagaatctctattactttctttcctaggcagccccaaaacaaagtccatagatatgtctacgcatgactcactaggaataggtaaaaGTGTATACAACCCCAGTGgtaaaagcttaaatttggcctttctgcatgtaatgcacctgccacaaatgcgATTGACATATCTCTTCATATTAGACCAACATAAtcgttcatgcaaaatgtctaaagttttcatgacaccagaatgactactccaattatatgcaaactcaatgaaaggcaaatgatagtcctgcaaacgttcatgcagcAAGTCAATGTATgtcaaatgatactctcacaaatgttcatgaaacacacctaaagcttttcttacaccaaaatgaccagtctaattatatgcaaacaCAATGAATGACAAGCAATActcaatactcccacaaacgttcatgcaacatgttaatgaatgaagAATGATActtccataaacgttcatgcaacacttcaatgaatggcaaaagatactcccataaacattcatgcaacacatcaatgaatgacaattgatacttccacaaatgttcatgcaacacgtcattgaaaggcaaatgatattcccacaaacgttcatgcaacacaataaaagtcttccttacaccatggttatccaacaaaccaccatgtccatcacacacaagcaacttacgcataaaaaaagtaggtacacaaaatctattctttgtAAAGAAGtatcaatctagtttatagaacttaccaaacgatgctttctcacatgttctatacacactagcaaagtcatcatcattaccatgcaattccttatcatattcaagtttcaacaattttgcatctaaaataaagataaggacataccttcttgctaaagcaccaaccacaaaaattttcataccttgtgtgtatttgaatacatgaggaaaagtctcaatacaatcctcccgcttagcacgcattatagttaacaacttacattgtccctttaagtgtgtcaatgactcatgttcttccaataaatatggtctagggtgtttcaagataGGTAAATTTAATTCCTCAACTAAAGtggtgctagccaaattaatacaactcctcaaatcaacgatcatactacataccttattgttgatatggtatctagtatgaaaaatgttctcactttgctgctctatatcatccatcttaacttttgtattgagtgcatgcctggtaacaagagaatcaccatagtcttcattctcatatccattttcaacactaaactcaggatgcctcctatctctcatgccatgaagatttctaattaccgcatcttgatgatccatcctatccctcacttcacccaacaccaagttcaacttttcaaactgttgttgcatgacttgcaacagaATGGATGAGTTATgtaccatcccctttggtgatgagtcactcctatgagataacataatgtgctgcacaaaaagaatgttagtggaaaacctcacacactcccttacacgtgtttacactcgaataatgacactccactcgtatttcactcttaattggctttttccagataatagtctcacactctattgcattttacctcaatagttttctcgctcaagttctttgagaactagttgaactaaattaagacaatacaatcttgtattattccaaccagtaatatagatccaagaaacaatgaaggaataaaataacatgagactcaaggaatttatacgaggaaaagagtaattataaaagagGATACCAACTAGCaagatgtattcagcccctttgaagataaagctcaatcaacaaatattttcctttctcttagCAACCTTTTcttaccttcttcttcttcttttttttttttttttttttttttcttttcttttcttttcctttctttcttttcttttcttttctaattcaactacaaacaacaatattcaattgtgaaaaccaagcaattgaattcaaacacacaagcatagacaatgaagtagaagagaatcaatggaacgatactccaagcaattgacaaacttagagatgcaagaaaccctagaattttgaaaccctaggtgatgcaaatttcagccaaacccaaaaccctaagaatttcggtagcctactttttgtttctattttttcctttttggcaaccctagaacaatgaaaccctagaattaaatttaaggatgctagaattaaaagatagaatcagacctgattggaaaccttgctctgaatatcatatgatatgaacccgtgggaatgaattcacttgaacccacaatcaatttgaaaactctccaagaaagccaaaatcaagtcaatggatggagaacctagacccgatgagaactcgtttcaaaaacctggattatattaaaatctagacccgttgaagaacctgtctcaagaacctagattacaaaggaggaacaccataaaggttgtgatttacctttgataaattcaaaagttcaattaagaacaagagtaaaactcaactcacaatgaacaaattcatcaaatttcataaacttcatgaacttctgaaaatgaggctacaaagagtatttaaaccaaaacctaattaaaaccctagataaaataaaaccccatcttccaaaaatacccctgagtgaacagtgccgcaactacagtacggcgctacagtaactcggctacagtaaccctaaccctagttcaataaaataataactttcccaacatgtccttacataggcataaacctaattattctaagcaaataaaatagcttcttgaaattaattaaataaattgaaagccttcaaatgCCCAAAGCCTatataagttatgttgttgccctttccatagcttatgaaatgaatcaaaacataattttcatcgtttaagcccttgaatttgtatttggcccatctggaacttgcaacatatctttaagactaggcccaccttggttcccatcaataataataaaatatttataggtatattaaaatacataaaacttatcttatattCTTATCTTAGGATCGAGTTGTTACATCTTACCTCCATTTCCCATCTTGCCCTTCTTCCTTTGTCTTGGTTCAATGCACTTAGTCGTCAAAAGGTCATTTTCTCAAAACCGTAATCTGCCTAAGATTTTCTTCCAATGCATGGGTGACATGTGGCATGAGGAGTGTGTGTGGGTCTTGGGTGCCGAAACTGACAAGCCTCTTGAGGTGATTTTTGTGTCATTCCCTAGGTAGCTTTTGAgtctttttctctccctccttGTTGCCGTCGACTAGCCCCCATGCTTCTTACAAAAATTCTTTTAGAAACTCACTTTTTGTCTTTCGTACTATGATGCATCTTGGAACTCATAAAAACTCCTTCATCCTAGCTTGACATGTGTCCATGAGGAGCTTGTATCTTACAAAAAGTGGCCCTTAAGTCCATTTGAAAATCCCTATACCCTTTTTGCCTGTTCCACTTTTTCATCTAAGTGTCCAACACATGGATGACAAGTGTCACCTTAGCCCTTTTTCTAGAAAGACCAAAAACTCCTTTCCAAATGCCAAAATTCCTAATGAGCTGAATTCTTATGGGCCTATTTCTTCTATTTCCCTTTTGTAGGCATTTCTAGTTTAAAACTCCAAGATCCAatccaacaaaatagaaaatggcATAAAAGATAATTCTAACACTTAGCtaataacccaaataaataaataaaaagataaataatatccacAAGAATTACGAATGGAATCTTAGCAAAACTTCGGGGTGTCACAATTGCATTCTGCTAGTTGCATTTATAGAgtatgcattgcatattaactgtcatgtacatGAGTATGTAATTTTGTATTACATGTATCGACGCTCTAAATCTTTattccatcccaagcggagtTTGGAGGTATCACAACATTGGTATGGGTTGTAGCATAAACGTAgatgagagaaaacattttcAGGATTGTTGCATTTCTAATTAAGCACATTAGCAAAATTAAACCATATCAacacttaattaaaaaataccatAAACGGAGTTGTAAGTGAAGTTTGAAAAGCATGGTGATTGTATTTGTTTCTAAAGGGTGgacatatttgtatatattgaaTGTCATATATATGGATGAAGTATATATGACTATGTAGTTGTGTGATAGATAAGTGTTGGGCTTAAGTGAAGCTTGGATTGAATGGATTATATTgaagtgttgaattgaattatCCATGAATGGAGGAAGGGAATGATGGAGCTGATAGGATTGGTGCTTTAAACTTTAAAGTGAAGCATGAGCATTTTAAATTATAGAGACATTAGTTGAATTTGGACATCAACTATTCTTTGGTAAACTCCTATATACAAACCAAACTCGAACCGTTCGCGAACTTCTCTGTTCATTTGTAATCCTAGAtgtgtataaattatttagaGATTGTGAAAGCAAAAACAACATAGGTTCAATGAATATGAATTGCAAGCTCAATTTAAGGCTGCCGGCCCATTAGTTTACTTGTGACAATCCGCTCCAGAGAATAGGGTAAACGCAAGCCcatagaaaaaaacaaaaacaaaacaaaaagaataggGTAAACGTGACGAAATATAGAATTAGGGTTTCTCGCTGTGGCTcgagtatacatatatatatatatagtcactgGTTTTACCTTCATAGCGCTCTTCGACGGCACTTGCAGCCTTTGGGAGCACTCTGGTCGTCAGCCCCACAAGCTTCTCTGACAGGCGAATTCAAAATGGTATCTTTCTCTTCTTATCGAtactttcttctattttcttggtTTGTCAGAAACCGAAGGCAGcgttacatttttctttaacgTGTTGCGTATCATTTGGCTCTTGTTTCTCTCAATCTGGACGAGCTGTTTCCCTGGATTGTTATAGTTATTTCCAATTTGTTGATGCTTTGAAACCTTTAAGAGATAACAGCTTTATTGAGGAAAGCTTAAATGCTTTTTTTGTGGGACTTGGCGTTCTAGTTGTGAACGTGGTGATTGCCATATGGATTATTGTAGTAGGAGACTGGTAGTATTATCTTTCTATCGCTGCCATTGGTGTTTTTGCATTGCCCATGTGGGTAAATATTGCGATCTCACCTGTTGTTttgaaaagtttataaatagatATCAAATGGAAATTTACATGCAAATCTTTGGTTTACTATGATTACCTTAGAGTTCTTGAAACAATATTCAGCCCACTTCCACCTTTTTGTTAACTAGATTTTACTTTGTCCTTAGCTTTTCGCACAAGTTTCCCAACCACCAAGTGGAGTTTTTTCTGTGTTCTCCCAATAAGCAAATGGAGGGTACCGGTATAAAACAATGTTAATTCTAAATTGATAATTATTGTATGTTTTTATGTGGAATCTGTACAGTGGTGGCATTAGGCTGAAAAAATGTGCAATTTAGTTGgtaaattaaaacatattttgagTGTTACTATGCTCAAGTCTGTTACGgccatttattttttgttattgcaTTTAGTTGGTGAGTTAAAATTTATACTGATTGTTTGCTCTACTTTTAACAGCCAAAGCAAATACATGAGATCAAGGATTTCCTTCTCACTGCAAGAAGGAAGGATGCTCGGTCTGTCAAAATCAAGAGGAGCAGGGATGTGGTGAAGTTTAAAGTTCGCTGCTCCAAGTACCTTTACACTCTATGTGTGTTTGACTCAGAGAAGGCTGAGAAGTTGAAGCAGTCCCTTCCTCCaggtcgattttttttttcaactatctTTTTTCAGCTGTCAAGCTTTGATTATTTGCCTCTTTGAGGCATAAGAGTCCAACATGCACACACCCTTCACTTCAGTCTTGCATGTTAACTTTCATATTATGGTTGAGTACTTTCATATTATGGTTGAGTTCAGCTTCTGGCTGGATGTGCTGTCAAGTGCCAATTAGCACCAATGGGAGGCTGACACTTCAGCCTCCCATTTGTCTAAACTTGAGTCGCATCCCATAGAATCAGAACCGACGTGAATTTAACTGATGTCAAACCCCATCTGCAAGACACCTCTGCCTTG belongs to Juglans regia cultivar Chandler chromosome 8, Walnut 2.0, whole genome shotgun sequence and includes:
- the LOC109000539 gene encoding 60S ribosomal protein L38; its protein translation is MPKQIHEIKDFLLTARRKDARSVKIKRSRDVVKFKVRCSKYLYTLCVFDSEKAEKLKQSLPPGLSVQDL